One Clupea harengus chromosome 12, Ch_v2.0.2, whole genome shotgun sequence DNA segment encodes these proteins:
- the slc26a1 gene encoding sulfate anion transporter 1, which translates to MGSLLPDNMEDSKSSVIGPLERRVRRRRGPLEVIKSKVNRSLTCSVPRLKGALTGLFPVVQWLPKYKLKEYVWGDVMSGLIVGIILVPQAIAYCLLAGLEPVYGLYTSFFANIIYFLMGTSRHVSVGIFSLMSLMVGQVVNREVYLAGFDLDEDTKQGPASGGALNFTEESFGAVMNVSIKVLDMECGKECYAIGIATALTFLAGIYQVLMAVLRLGVVSVYLSGPMLDGFATGASCTILTVQAKYLLGLKIPRYQGYGTVVVTWINIFKNIQNTNFCDMITSAICISILVAGKELQERYKDRLKIPIPTELVVVAGATIASHFADFHGSYSSSISGAIPTGFIPPKVPALDMMSRVVFDAIPLAVISFAFTVSLSEMFAKKHGYSVRPNQEMIAIGCCNIIPSFFHCFTTSAALAKTMVKDSTGCQTQVSSIVSAFVVLLVLLFFAPFFYALQKCVLACIIIVSLRGALRKFRDVPQMWRLSKADAVVWIVTMASTALISVELGLVVGVMFSMMCVVAQTQTPKVSLLGQVDNSSHYDDTEEYHNLQTIPKIKIFRFQSPLYYANKHIFLKSLYKAVELEPFIEMTRRRKATKKAKQLAKKADPTNGEVSIGLVHNDLEFHTIILDGSYIPFIDSTGTTTFKNVQKDYKEVGVTVLLACCNTSVIDSLRRGAFFGPADKDMPSLLFHTVHSAVVFASDMPSAAAAAAGNTPV; encoded by the exons ATGGGTTCCCTGTTGCCAGACAACATGGAGGACAGCAAATCATCTGTAATAGGACCCTTGGAGAGGAGAGTCCGGCGACGCAGAGGCCCTTTGGAGGTGATAAAGTCCAAAGTGAACCGTAGCCTAACCTGCTCCGTGCCCAGGTTGAAGGGCGCCCTGACTGGACTCTTCCCCGTGGTGCAGTGGCTGCCAAAATACAAGCTGAAAGAGTATGTGTGGGGTGATGTCATGTCTGGCCTTATCGTGGGCATCATTCTCGTCCCTCAAGCGATCGCCTACTGCCTGCTGGCAGGCCTGGAGCCCGTCTATGGCTTGTACACGTCGTTTTTTGCGAACATTATCTATTTCCTGATGGGCACCTCCAGGCACGTGTCAGTGGGCATCTTCAGCCTGATGAGCCTCATGGTCGGCCAGGTGGTAAACAGAGAGGTCTACCTGGCTGGCTTTGATCTGGATGAGGACACTAAGCAGGGACCAGCCAGCGGGGGAGCACTGAACTTCACAGAGGAGTCCTTCGGTGCTGTTATGAACGTCTCAATCAAAGTGTTGGACATGGAGTGTGGGAAAGAATGCTATGCCATCGGGATTGCTACTGCACTAACATTCCTTGCTGGGATTTATCAG GTGTTGATGGCTGTGTTAAGGCTGGGGGTTGTCTCAGTCTACCTCTCTGGACCAATGCTTGACGGCTTCGCCACTGGTGCCTCGTGTACAATCCTCACTGTCCAGGCCAAGTATCTTCTGGGACTGAAGATCCCTCGTTACCAAGGCTACGGCACTGTAGTGGTTACCTGGATCAACATCTTCAAGAACATCCAGAACACCAACTTCTGTGACATGATAACAAGTGCAATTTGCATCAGCATCCTGGTGGCTGGCAAGGAGCTCCAAGAGCGCTACAAGGATCGCCTGAAGATACCAATTCCCACAGAGCTGGTGGTGGTCGCAGGTGCGACCATAGCATCCCATTTTGCTGACTTCCATGGAAGTTACAGCTCCAGCATTTCCGGGGCAATCCCCACAGGCTTCATCCCTCCAAAGGTCCCTGCTTTGGACATGATGTCCCGGGTTGTGTTCGACGCAATCCCGCTAGCAGTCATTAGCTTTGCTTTTACTGTCTCCCTATCAGAGATGTTTGCTAAAAAGCATGGCTACTCGGTTAGACCCAACCAAGAGATGATAGCCATTGGCTGTTGCAACATCATTCCCTCCTTCTTCCATTGCTTCACCACCAGTGCAGCCCTGGCTAAAACCATGGTTAAGGACTCCACAGGGTGCCAAACACAGGTGTCCAGTATCGTGAGTGCCTTTGTGGTCCTCTTGGTCCTGCTTTTCTTTGCTCCGTTTTTCTATGCCTTGCAGAAGTGCGTTCTGGCTTGCATCATCATTGTGAGCCTGAGGGGCGCTCTTCGCAAATTCAGGGATGTGCCCCAGATGTGGCGCCTCAGCAAAGCCGATGCCGTGGTCTGGATTGTGACCATGGCCTCGACTGCTCTCATAAGTGTAGAGCTGGGACTAGTTGTTGGGGTGATGTTCTCCATGATGTGCGTCGTAGCGCAAACCCAAACTCCCAAAGTGTCTTTACTTGGTCAAGTCGATAACTCCAGCCATTATGACGACACAGAGGAGTACCACAATCTACAGACCATCCCCAAGATCAAGATTTTTCGGTTTCAGTCACCTTTATACTATGCCAACAAGCACATCTTTTTGAAGTCCTTGTACAAAGCCGTTGAACTCGAACCGTTCATTGAAATGACTCGGAGGAGGAAAGCAACGAAAAAAGCTAAACAGTTAGCGAAGAAAGCAGACCCAACTAATGGCGAGGTTAGCATAGGTCTCGTCCACAATGACTTAGAATTCCACACCATCATCTTAGATGGTTCATATATCCCCTTTATTGACTCCACTGGGACGaccacatttaaaaatgtgcagAAAGACTATAAAGAAGTTGGTGTCACTGTTCTCTTAGCCTGCTGCAATACTTCCGTCATAGACTCACTCAGGCGAGGAGCCTTTTTTGGGCCCGCTGACAAGGACATGCCCAGCTTATTGTTTCATACAGTTCACAGTGCTGTGGTGTTTGCCAGTGACATgccgtcagcagcagcagcagcagcgggcaATACACCTGTATAA
- the zgc:86764 gene encoding protein regulator of cytokinesis 1 yields the protein MTSRKSETMASSIISGINIAMAELVDIWNSIGIVEEQRVERMLTVKKHIEDLLRDMITEEEALKNRIKSSIAISQKQLDELYEEMSAEPYKLDEGQTILQIQRNLRHKVDALQKEKKDRLQELKTLQQEDDQLCVQLCATPYYVPSNTVPSHVQLKALREHVQDLAAEKRSRLAVFTALREGVVCLKSEMGHDPETSLEREAASDDPDVFLLTHGNIKALQLLVEQLKVKKESLISTRDKLKERAMCLWNRLDCPEKDGRFPVDTQGTLTDDISRWQVEVHRLEALQKSRLEDVIEKARLELMDMWDKCLFGSKQRDTFHYYFCDVNYTEALLIAHDSELVKLRDYHDKARPLLDALDKWEKNWELFQDFERKASDPGRFSNRGGALLKETKERTKVQKMLPKLEEEMKGAVSAWQKSHGSEFLVRGLKLMDYIASQREEHKLLKDKEKNERMTKKSENTIFKTPTKRPLTGASGMATPNKTRKQTPNQTVLRCNSTSVSSGSGSSGCSSSSTYLSVPSAKPPQGSTKKNRILEPLQVFNYEQSPGITYSDFTTELSRKASQEAILNSTVLLDVEKRN from the exons ATGACATCTCGGAAAAG CGAAACGATGGCCTCATCCATCATCTCTGGCATAAATATTGCCATGGCAGAGCTCGTGGATATATGGAATAGCATCGGCATCGTAGAGGAGCAGAGAGTCGAACGGATGTTGACCGTGAAGAAGCACATAGAG GATCTTTTGAGGGATATGATAACGGAAGAGGAAGCCCTCAAGAACCGAATCAAATCGAGTATTGCGATCTCCCAGAAGCAGCTTGATGAGTTATATGAGGAAATGTCAGCGGAACCTTATAAG CTGGACGAGGGCCAGACCATCCTGCAGATTCAGAGGAACCTGCGTCATAAAGTGGACGCCCtgcagaaggagaagaaggaccGCCTGCAGGAGCTGAAGACTCTCCAGCAGGAGGACGACCAGCTGTGCGTCCAGCTCTGCGCCACGCCCTACTACGTGCCCTCCAACACCGTGCCCTCCCACGTGCAGCTGAAGGCTCTACGGGAGCACGTCCAGGACCTTGCTGCAGAGAAG AGGAGCCGGCTGGCTGTGTTCACTGCTCTCAGGGAGGGCGTTGTGTGTCTGAAGAGTGAGATGGGGCACGATCCAGAGACCAGCCTGGAGAGGGAGGCTGCGAGCGACGACCCTGACGTGTTCCTGCTGACCCACGGAAACATCAAAGCTCTTCAGCTGCTGGTTGAACAG CTGAAGGTGAAGAAGGAATCACTGATCTCCACCCGAGACAAGCTGAAGGAGCGAGCCATGTGTCTGTGGAACCGCTTGGATTGCCCTGAAAAAGATGGCCGCTTCCCGGTGGACACTCAAGGGACCCTCACAGACGACATCTCACGG tggCAGGTGGAGGTACACCGGCTGGAAGCGCTGCAGAAGTCCCGGCTGGAGGACGTCATCGAGAAGGCCCGCCTGGAGCTCATGGATATGTGGGATAAGTGCCTGTTTGGGTCTAAACAGAGGGACACATTCCACTACTACTTCTGTGATG TTAATTACACAGAGGCGCTTCTGATTGCGCACGACTCTGAGCTGGTGAAACTGAGGGACTACCATGACAAAGCTCGCCCCCTCCTGGACGCTCTGGATAAGTGGGAGAAGAACTGGGAGCTCTTCCAGGATTTTGAG AGGAAGGCTTCTGACCCAGGCAGGTTCTCCAACAGAGGAGGAGCCTTGCTGAAGGAGACCAAGGAAAGGACCAAGGTCCAGAAGATGCTCCCAAAG CTTGAAGAAGAGATGAAGGGGGCTGTGAGCGCTTGGCAGAAGAGTCACGGCTCTGAGTTTCTGGTGCGAGGACTCAAGCTCATGGACTACATCGCTTCTCAGAGGGAGGAGCACAAACTGctgaaggacaaggagaagaatgAGAGG ATGACCAAGAAGTCAGAGAACACTATATTTAAGACTCCCACCAAACGGCCCCTGACGGGCGCTTCTGGAATGGCCACGCCCAACAAGACCAGAAAG CAAACACCCAATCAGACAGTTTTGCGGTGCAACAGTACCAGTGtaagcagcggcagcggcagcagcggctGCTCCAGCTCATCCACCTACCTGTCTGTGCCCTCAGCCAAGCCTCCGCAGGGGTCCACAAAG AAAAACAGAATTCTTGAACCACTCCAGGTCTTCAACTATGAGCAATCTCCTGGCATCACCTACTCTGACTTCACG ACTGAACTCTCTAGAAAGGCCAGTCAAGAAGCCATACTCAACAGCACCGTGCTGCTGGACGTGGAGAAGAGGAACTAG
- the si:dkey-247m21.3 gene encoding 5-hydroxytryptamine receptor 4 — translation MATQPDPAEDSVDDLVDSVHVLNSLEKIVLTIFLAVIIIMTVLGNLLVMVALCKDRQLRKKKTNYFIVSLAFADLLVALLVMPFAAIELTVGHWRYGETFCLVRTSLDVLLTTASILHLCCIALDRYYAICCQPLVYRNKMTPLRVTLMLGGCWVIPSFISFLPIMQRWNTIGIEEIIDERRFSISTNETYCVFLVNPSYALICSAVAFYVPLGLMVLAYQRIYVTAMEHARQIGTLQRAGSAPEHLSSSGGGTGGSSETHGSSRMKIETKAAKTLAVIMGCFCLCWAPFFVTNVVDPFIQYTVPWQMWTAWLWLGYVNSGLNPFLYAFLNRAFRRAFLMILCCGDERYVRKSSYGPSHAHSGSANGTTIALRLSLLPNRSYSDNGRRILSSELESQDSVGAL, via the exons ATGGCCACACAACCAGACCCAGCTGAAGA TTCAGTTGATGACCTGGTGGACTCCGTTCATGTTCTCAACTCTCTGGAGAAGATCGTCCTCACCATCTTCCTGGcggtcatcatcatcatgacagTCCTGGGCAATCTCTTGGTAATGGTGGCTCTTTGCAAAGACCGACAGCTACG GAAAAAGAAGACCAACTACTTCATTGTGTCGCTGGCTTTCGCGGATCTCTTGGTCGCTCTTCTGGTCATGCCCTTCGCGGCCATCGAGCTGACCGTGGGCCACTGGAGGTACGGCGAGACCTTCTGTCTGGTGCGGACGTCGCTGGATGTGCTGCTCACCACGGCGTCCATACTGCACCTGTGCTGCATAGCGCTGGACAG GTATTATGCCATTTGCTGCCAGCCGCTGGTGTACAGGAACAAGATGACTCCGCTGAGGGTTACTCTGATGCTGGGAGGGTGCTGGGTCATCCCCTCCTTCATCTCCTTTCTTCCCATCATGCAACGCTGGAACACTATTGGCATCGAGGAGATT ATTGACGAGAGGAGGTTCAGCATCAGCACCAATGAGACCTACTGCGTGTTCCTGGTGAACCCGTCGTACGCGCTCATCTGCTCGGCCGTGGCCTTCTACGTGCCGCTGGGCCTCATGGTGCTGGCGTACCAGCGCATCTACGTGACGGCCATGGAGCACGCGCGGCAGATCGGCACCCTCCAGCGTGCCGGCTCCGCTCCGGAGCACCTcagcagcagcggtggcggCACCGGCGGCTCGTCCGAGACGCACGGCTCCAGCCGCATGAAGATCGAGACCAAGGCGGCCAAGACGCTGGCCGTCATCATGGGCTGCTTCTGCCTGTGCTGGGCGCCCTTCTTCGTCACCAACGTGGTGGACCCCTTCATCCAGTACACGGTACCCTGGCAGATGTGGACCGCCTGGCTGTGGCTGGGCTATGTGAACTCGGGGCTCAACCCGTTCCTCTACGCCTTCCTGAACCGGGCCTTCCGCCGGGCCTTCCTCATGATCCTGTGCTGCGGGGACGAGCGATACGTGCGCAAGAGCAGCTACGGACCCTCACACGCGCActcaggctcagccaatggcaCGACCATCGCTCTCAG ATTATCCCTTCTGCCCAACCGAAGCTACAGTGACAATGGACGACGCATTCTATCGAGTGAGCTTGAGTCGCAGGACTCTGTGGGCGCGCTATGA